Proteins encoded by one window of Maliibacterium massiliense:
- a CDS encoding ferrous iron transport protein A — protein sequence MMTLKSVPVGSSATVRKLDGTSAVKRRIMDMGITRGTDVFVRKVAPLGDPIEVTVRGYELSIRKADAGNILVE from the coding sequence ATGATGACACTCAAAAGTGTGCCGGTGGGCAGCAGCGCTACGGTGCGCAAGCTGGACGGCACAAGCGCCGTCAAACGCCGGATCATGGATATGGGCATCACCAGGGGCACGGACGTGTTCGTGCGCAAGGTTGCGCCGCTGGGCGACCCCATTGAAGTGACGGTGCGCGGCTATGAGCTATCCATCCGCAAGGCGGATGCGGGCAACATCCTGGTCGAGTAG
- a CDS encoding FeoA family protein, with protein sequence MPLVIAPVGEEQSIKRIAGRDKTRRYLESLGFVAGGKGTGGSVLGGNMIVHVKDARIAIDRNMAARGMV encoded by the coding sequence ATGCCGTTGGTGATCGCGCCCGTAGGCGAGGAACAATCCATCAAACGCATTGCCGGCAGGGATAAAACCCGCCGCTATCTGGAGAGCCTGGGCTTTGTGGCGGGGGGCAAGGGGACGGGGGGATCTGTGCTGGGGGGCAATATGATCGTGCACGTCAAGGATGCGCGCATTGCCATTGACCGCAATATGGCTGCAAGGGGCATGGTGTAG